The following proteins are co-located in the Pontibacillus halophilus JSM 076056 = DSM 19796 genome:
- the mazG gene encoding nucleoside triphosphate pyrophosphohydrolase: protein MSHITIIGLGGGDLDQLSLRSYRTLTKHEGKVYTRTIDHPLIPELEKEGVAFQSFDTVYEKHDDFQSVYEEITSSLIQVAEEEPVLYTVPGHPMLAEQSVQLLLAAQQEGKVEIQISGGQSYLDDTFSALGIDPIEGFQFMDGTSFNRNAIEHRHHTIFCQVYDEMIASAVKLELMEDLSPDTSVYIVNAAGSSMEEIIEVPLHELDRSVKLSNLTSVYVPPVSEETLNHQFFRLRDTIATLRGPEGCPWDKEQTHESLRPYLIEEAYEFIDAVVNEDDENMIEELGDLLLQIMLHSQIGEDEGFFSIDDVILSITDKMIRRHPHVFGEVAVESSEDVVSNWDEIKRQEKEERMSALDGVEESSPQLLRSKELQKKAKKVGFDWDDPTPIWEKIEEELEEFRQSLQNESANAQELEFGDVLFALVNLARYYKINPELALRQTNAKFERRFREMEIMIQGTGQSLESMTLSELDAYWEKAKMKERNED, encoded by the coding sequence ATGAGCCACATTACGATTATTGGTCTTGGTGGTGGAGATTTAGATCAGCTCTCGTTACGTAGTTATCGCACGCTAACGAAGCACGAAGGAAAGGTCTACACCCGAACAATAGACCATCCATTAATTCCGGAGTTAGAAAAAGAAGGAGTCGCCTTTCAATCATTTGATACAGTCTACGAGAAGCATGACGATTTCCAGTCTGTATACGAAGAAATTACGAGTTCTCTCATACAGGTAGCCGAAGAGGAACCGGTACTTTATACAGTACCTGGCCATCCAATGTTGGCAGAACAATCGGTGCAATTATTGTTAGCTGCTCAGCAGGAAGGGAAGGTTGAGATCCAGATTTCAGGGGGACAAAGTTACTTGGACGATACGTTTTCTGCTTTAGGGATTGATCCGATTGAAGGATTTCAATTTATGGACGGTACATCGTTCAATCGCAATGCAATTGAACATCGACACCATACAATCTTCTGCCAGGTCTATGATGAAATGATTGCATCGGCCGTTAAGTTGGAATTAATGGAAGACCTATCTCCGGATACGAGCGTCTACATCGTGAATGCAGCGGGGTCTTCCATGGAAGAAATTATTGAGGTGCCGCTTCATGAATTAGACCGTAGCGTTAAATTAAGTAACTTAACGAGCGTATATGTTCCACCAGTTTCGGAGGAGACGCTTAACCATCAATTCTTCCGATTGCGCGATACAATTGCAACACTCCGTGGACCAGAAGGCTGTCCATGGGATAAAGAGCAGACACACGAAAGTCTACGTCCTTATCTTATCGAAGAGGCCTATGAATTTATTGATGCAGTTGTCAATGAAGATGATGAGAATATGATTGAAGAGTTAGGCGACTTGCTCTTGCAAATCATGTTACACAGTCAAATAGGAGAAGATGAAGGATTTTTCTCCATTGATGACGTAATTCTATCCATTACAGATAAAATGATACGCCGGCACCCACACGTGTTTGGAGAGGTTGCGGTTGAATCATCTGAAGATGTTGTGAGCAACTGGGATGAGATTAAACGCCAAGAAAAAGAGGAGAGGATGTCTGCTCTTGATGGTGTGGAGGAATCATCTCCACAGTTGCTTCGCTCGAAAGAGTTACAGAAGAAAGCGAAGAAAGTAGGATTTGATTGGGATGATCCAACTCCGATTTGGGAGAAGATTGAGGAGGAGCTTGAGGAATTTCGTCAAAGCCTTCAGAACGAGAGTGCAAACGCGCAGGAGTTAGAATTTGGAGACGTCCTATTTGCACTCGTGAATCTAGCAAGATACTATAAAATCAATCCTGAACTAGCACTTAGACAAACCAATGCCAAATTTGAACGACGCTTTCGAGAAATGGAAATCATGATTCAAGGAACGGGGCAGTCTCTCGAATCAATGACGTTATCAGAGCTTGACGCATACTGGGAGAAAGCAAAAATGAAGGAAAGAAATGAGGACTAG
- a CDS encoding RNA-binding S4 domain-containing protein, producing the protein MRLDKFLKISRLIKRRTLAKEVAQQGRIHINGNVAKASSEIEVGDELSIRFGQKQLTIEIVSIRENVRKEEAQSLYKVLKEEEV; encoded by the coding sequence ATGAGGTTAGATAAATTCTTAAAGATATCTCGATTAATTAAACGACGCACGTTGGCTAAAGAAGTAGCGCAACAGGGGCGTATTCACATTAACGGGAATGTAGCGAAAGCTTCCTCTGAAATTGAGGTTGGCGATGAACTTTCCATTCGCTTTGGACAAAAACAGTTGACGATTGAAATTGTTTCGATAAGAGAAAATGTAAGAAAAGAAGAAGCACAGTCGTTGTACAAAGTGCTTAAAGAGGAAGAAGTGTAA
- the yabP gene encoding sporulation protein YabP, producing MEYGIDQQSRGQAEHHVKMNNRRNLEITGVKEVDSFDAEEFLLQTTMGYLVIRGQNLQMKNLDVEEGIVSIKGKVYELSYLDEQSGEKAKGFFSKMFK from the coding sequence ATGGAGTATGGAATAGACCAGCAATCTCGTGGACAAGCCGAACACCACGTTAAGATGAATAATCGTAGAAATTTAGAGATAACCGGTGTGAAAGAAGTAGACAGCTTTGATGCGGAAGAGTTTCTCCTGCAGACAACAATGGGGTACCTCGTTATTCGGGGACAGAACCTACAAATGAAGAACTTAGATGTGGAAGAAGGGATCGTTTCAATCAAAGGAAAGGTGTACGAGCTTTCCTATCTCGATGAACAGAGTGGGGAGAAAGCTAAAGG